In Lysinibacillus sp. FSL M8-0337, the following proteins share a genomic window:
- a CDS encoding MFS transporter, whose amino-acid sequence MNKKQAITLTILLANLFIAFLGIGLVIPVLPTIMNELNITGSVVGYMVAAFAITQLIVSPIAGKLVDRIGRKIMIVVGLFIFGLSELLFGMGRSIEILFLSRMLGGVSAAFIMPAVTAFIADITTMAQRPKALGYMSAAISTGFIIGPGLGGFLAEYGTRLPFFAAGVLGFIAALLSLTFLKEPTRATDDTEAASSIFSSAKRIFSPLYFIAFVLIFVLSFGLAAFESLFSLFVDHKFAFTPSDIAIIITGSGIIGAIAQLLLFDWLTKKMGEINVIRYSLILSATLTFAMTIVNHYFAILFVTFFIFVGFDLIRPAVTSYLSKIAGNEQGFVGGMNSMFTSLGNIFGPIIGGILFDIDLNYPYYFATIVLVFGVILALFWKKPKDIAL is encoded by the coding sequence ATGAACAAGAAACAAGCTATAACATTAACTATTTTATTAGCCAATCTCTTTATCGCCTTTTTAGGAATAGGATTGGTTATCCCAGTATTACCAACCATTATGAACGAGCTTAATATTACAGGCTCTGTCGTTGGCTATATGGTGGCAGCATTTGCCATCACACAACTGATTGTATCGCCAATTGCAGGGAAACTGGTGGACCGTATTGGCCGAAAAATCATGATTGTTGTTGGTCTATTTATTTTTGGTCTTTCAGAGCTATTATTCGGGATGGGCCGTTCCATTGAAATTTTATTTTTATCGCGCATGCTTGGTGGCGTAAGTGCTGCTTTTATTATGCCCGCAGTAACAGCATTTATTGCTGATATCACAACAATGGCGCAACGTCCGAAAGCACTTGGCTATATGAGTGCAGCGATTAGTACAGGCTTTATTATAGGACCAGGGCTCGGTGGATTTTTAGCAGAATACGGTACACGTTTACCTTTCTTCGCTGCCGGTGTTCTCGGTTTCATAGCAGCGTTATTATCGCTCACATTTTTAAAAGAACCGACACGTGCTACGGATGATACAGAAGCCGCATCTTCTATTTTTAGCAGTGCGAAACGAATTTTTAGCCCTTTGTATTTCATTGCATTTGTGCTTATTTTTGTCCTTTCATTTGGTCTTGCAGCATTCGAATCACTTTTTAGTTTATTCGTTGATCATAAATTTGCATTTACACCATCTGATATTGCTATTATCATTACCGGTAGTGGTATTATCGGTGCCATTGCCCAATTACTATTGTTTGACTGGCTTACGAAGAAAATGGGCGAGATTAATGTTATTCGATACTCCCTCATTCTGTCTGCCACGCTGACTTTTGCCATGACAATCGTTAATCATTATTTCGCAATATTATTTGTGACATTCTTTATTTTTGTCGGCTTCGATTTAATTCGTCCTGCCGTTACGTCCTATTTATCAAAAATCGCAGGAAATGAGCAGGGCTTTGTTGGGGGCATGAACTCTATGTTTACAAGTCTAGGAAATATATTCGGACCAATTATTGGGGGAATATTATTCGACATTGACTTAAATTATCCTTATTACTTCGCTACTATCGTGTTAGTTTTCGGCGTAATACTTGCACTGTTCTGGAAGAAACCAAAAGATATCGCGCTATAA
- a CDS encoding Asp23/Gls24 family envelope stress response protein: MAEKVGQSFVQPTPSGKEELGKIEVAAEVIEIVAGIAVNEVEGIAATRGNIATGVVERFGKKVHNKGIKSGVTEHGQITIDVFCSVKYGYSIPKVAKDVQTQIRQAILNMTALETAEVNVHITGIHFEKEETVVPE; the protein is encoded by the coding sequence ATGGCAGAGAAAGTAGGACAATCTTTCGTACAACCAACACCTTCTGGTAAAGAAGAGCTTGGGAAAATTGAAGTAGCTGCAGAAGTAATTGAAATTGTAGCTGGAATCGCAGTAAACGAGGTAGAGGGTATCGCAGCAACGCGTGGTAATATAGCAACTGGCGTCGTTGAACGCTTCGGTAAGAAAGTACACAATAAGGGCATAAAATCTGGTGTAACAGAACATGGACAAATTACAATTGACGTATTTTGTTCTGTAAAATATGGCTATTCAATTCCGAAAGTGGCAAAGGATGTACAAACGCAAATTCGCCAAGCAATTTTAAATATGACTGCACTTGAAACAGCAGAGGTGAATGTCCATATTACAGGTATTCACTTCGAAAAAGAGGAAACAGTAGTACCAGAATAA
- the accC gene encoding acetyl-CoA carboxylase biotin carboxylase subunit, with amino-acid sequence MKKVLIANRGEIAVRIIRACKELGIKSVAVYSEADADALHVKLADEAYCIGPKLSKDSYLSFPALLSVAEKTGADGIHPGYGFVSENADFAEACENAGIKFIGPSSDSIKIMGIKDVARTTMEAAGVPLVPGTGIVPDIETGKEWAAKIGYPVIIKATAGGGGKGIRVARTEEDLVKGIDITQKEAAAAFGNPGVYLEKFIEYFRHCEIQVLADGYGNVVHLGERDCTVQRRMQKLVEEAPSPALSSERRAEMGAAAVKAAQACNYEGAGTIEFIYDYQEDKFYFMEMNTRIQVEHPVTEMISGVDLVQQQLKIASGEKLPFTQDDIKLNGWAIECRINAENAYKNFMPSAGTVDTYVTPGGYGVRIDSAVYAGYTIPPYYDSMVAKLIVHADTREEAIAKMNRALGEFEVAGPGINTTIPFHQALMNNDVFKSAKFNTKFLEENDVLGTSKK; translated from the coding sequence ATGAAAAAAGTTTTAATCGCAAACCGCGGCGAAATCGCTGTTCGTATTATTCGTGCCTGTAAAGAATTAGGCATCAAATCGGTTGCTGTATATTCTGAAGCAGACGCAGATGCATTACATGTGAAGTTAGCAGACGAAGCATATTGCATCGGTCCGAAGCTATCTAAAGATTCTTATCTAAGCTTCCCAGCATTGTTAAGCGTAGCAGAAAAAACAGGAGCAGACGGTATCCACCCAGGTTACGGTTTCGTTTCTGAAAATGCTGATTTCGCTGAAGCATGTGAAAATGCGGGCATTAAATTCATTGGTCCTTCATCTGATTCCATCAAAATTATGGGGATTAAAGACGTTGCTCGTACAACAATGGAAGCAGCAGGCGTTCCACTTGTACCAGGTACTGGTATTGTTCCAGATATCGAAACAGGTAAAGAATGGGCTGCGAAAATTGGTTACCCAGTTATCATTAAAGCAACTGCTGGTGGTGGCGGTAAAGGTATCCGTGTAGCACGTACAGAAGAAGACCTTGTAAAAGGTATTGATATTACGCAAAAAGAGGCTGCTGCAGCATTCGGTAACCCTGGCGTATATTTAGAAAAATTCATTGAATACTTCCGTCACTGTGAAATTCAAGTGTTAGCTGATGGGTACGGTAATGTCGTACATTTAGGCGAACGTGACTGTACTGTTCAACGTCGTATGCAGAAATTAGTAGAGGAAGCTCCATCTCCTGCTCTATCTTCTGAACGCCGTGCAGAAATGGGTGCAGCAGCGGTGAAAGCAGCTCAAGCATGTAACTATGAAGGTGCTGGTACAATCGAGTTCATCTATGACTATCAAGAGGACAAGTTCTACTTCATGGAAATGAATACACGTATCCAAGTAGAACACCCTGTAACAGAAATGATTTCTGGTGTCGATCTTGTTCAACAACAATTAAAAATTGCATCAGGTGAGAAACTTCCATTCACACAAGATGATATTAAATTAAATGGTTGGGCAATTGAATGCCGCATTAACGCAGAGAATGCATACAAAAACTTTATGCCATCAGCTGGTACTGTAGATACTTATGTAACACCAGGTGGCTATGGTGTACGTATTGACTCTGCTGTATATGCAGGTTATACAATTCCTCCATATTACGATTCAATGGTAGCAAAACTGATTGTTCATGCGGATACGCGTGAAGAAGCAATTGCGAAAATGAATCGTGCGCTAGGTGAATTTGAAGTAGCTGGTCCTGGTATCAATACGACAATCCCATTCCACCAAGCATTAATGAACAACGACGTCTTCAAATCTGCGAAATTCAACACGAAATTCTTGGAAGAAAATGACGTATTAGGAACAAGTAAGAAATAA
- the accB gene encoding acetyl-CoA carboxylase biotin carboxyl carrier protein, producing the protein MFKIQEIREIIKLVDSSSIDEFVYEVDGAKVKLKKNGVVVTETVAPKKQETAPVVQQTAPVAPAAPAKVEEAPAAPAAAPASNDPSLHKIVSPMVGTFYAAPNPDSPAYVKVGDKVGDETIVCIVEAMKLFNEIEAEVKGEIVEVLAKDGDLVEYGQPLFLVKAE; encoded by the coding sequence ATGTTCAAAATTCAAGAAATTCGTGAAATTATCAAATTAGTAGATTCTTCTTCAATCGACGAGTTCGTTTATGAAGTAGATGGCGCAAAGGTTAAATTAAAAAAGAATGGTGTTGTCGTAACTGAAACAGTAGCACCTAAAAAACAAGAAACAGCCCCTGTTGTACAACAAACTGCACCAGTAGCACCAGCAGCTCCAGCGAAAGTTGAAGAAGCACCAGCAGCACCAGCAGCAGCACCTGCAAGCAACGACCCATCGTTACATAAAATTGTATCACCAATGGTTGGTACGTTCTATGCAGCTCCAAACCCAGATTCACCAGCATACGTAAAAGTTGGCGACAAAGTAGGCGATGAAACAATCGTTTGTATCGTAGAAGCTATGAAGCTTTTCAACGAAATCGAAGCTGAAGTTAAAGGTGAAATCGTTGAAGTACTTGCCAAAGATGGCGATTTAGTAGAATACGGTCAACCATTATTCCTTGTAAAAGCTGAGTAA
- a CDS encoding SpoIIIAH-like family protein yields the protein MRVRRRTVWFMTLLSLVAVISVYYLVDPAKQFNGLTIFTDDTLQQTAITGVTDQEATSKQDATQEVLSPSHLFEEMRMQVNDERSQLREQLTQKIASEEYTAEEKNEAFNEIDGLIKQESAEAMLEMLIKSLGYNDAFVRAEGEKVSVTVMAEELSKSQANEIIYLVKTEWEGANDVQVKFSANNY from the coding sequence ATGCGCGTACGTAGAAGAACAGTTTGGTTTATGACATTATTAAGTCTTGTAGCAGTCATTTCAGTTTATTATTTGGTGGATCCTGCAAAACAGTTTAATGGCTTAACGATTTTTACAGATGATACATTACAACAAACAGCAATTACGGGTGTTACAGATCAGGAGGCTACTAGTAAGCAAGATGCCACACAAGAAGTATTGTCTCCAAGTCATTTATTTGAAGAAATGCGTATGCAAGTAAATGATGAAAGAAGCCAATTACGTGAACAATTAACGCAAAAAATTGCGTCTGAAGAATATACAGCTGAAGAAAAAAATGAGGCTTTCAATGAAATCGATGGCTTGATTAAACAGGAATCGGCTGAAGCGATGCTTGAAATGTTGATTAAGTCTTTAGGCTATAATGATGCGTTTGTTAGAGCGGAAGGTGAAAAAGTTTCCGTAACGGTTATGGCGGAAGAATTATCAAAATCACAAGCAAATGAAATTATTTATTTAGTAAAAACAGAGTGGGAAGGCGCAAATGACGTTCAAGTTAAATTCAGTGCAAATAACTATTAA
- a CDS encoding stage III sporulation protein AE — translation MQEQLLSFFVDPFFLLLKMTLILCGYVIITLIVNMLLPEFEKGTRILFFLIVLATIGPVVVNSFQLIDEIAQGLSHIFTAFYPILTSSFLLSSSITAIASWQPFLLFFVQVLTIISSKWLIPGVLFAIVFDVCSVIVKEISFTRIAELIRFTIMSIVSASVICYIILMSASGVAAFSVNKAVAEPVKKLIEENIPVVGSFIVDSFSMFQHMTQFSTSISSISAFIAVITVSFIPTVQLVVSAYSLKLLAAILEPIAFDDICKLLDHVSKSLFTLCAVSFLIAFSFMFSCFFLIVFVQVLAGGR, via the coding sequence GTGCAGGAGCAACTACTTTCGTTTTTCGTCGATCCATTTTTTCTCTTGCTCAAGATGACGCTCATATTGTGTGGCTATGTCATCATTACTTTAATTGTCAACATGCTTTTACCAGAATTTGAAAAAGGGACAAGAATCCTTTTTTTTCTTATTGTGTTAGCCACGATCGGACCAGTAGTCGTCAACTCATTTCAACTTATTGATGAAATTGCACAAGGACTTTCTCATATATTCACAGCCTTTTATCCAATTCTTACTTCAAGTTTTTTGCTATCCAGTAGTATTACTGCTATTGCTTCTTGGCAGCCTTTTTTGCTTTTTTTTGTACAAGTCTTAACGATCATTAGTAGTAAATGGCTTATCCCAGGTGTACTTTTTGCCATTGTTTTTGATGTATGCAGTGTCATTGTCAAAGAAATATCTTTTACAAGAATTGCAGAATTAATTCGTTTTACTATTATGAGTATTGTTTCTGCGTCTGTTATTTGCTACATCATATTAATGTCGGCAAGTGGTGTTGCTGCATTTAGTGTCAATAAGGCTGTTGCAGAGCCGGTGAAAAAGTTAATAGAAGAAAATATTCCAGTAGTCGGTTCTTTTATCGTAGATAGTTTTTCGATGTTTCAGCATATGACCCAATTCTCTACTTCAATTAGTAGTATAAGTGCCTTTATTGCCGTGATTACTGTATCGTTTATTCCGACAGTCCAGCTTGTGGTTAGTGCGTATTCATTAAAACTATTAGCTGCTATTTTAGAACCGATTGCTTTTGATGATATATGTAAATTACTTGATCATGTTAGTAAATCTCTCTTTACATTATGTGCAGTATCATTTCTAATTGCTTTTTCATTTATGTTTTCTTGTTTTTTCCTTATTGTTTTCGTGCAAGTGCTGGCAGGGGGGAGATAG